Below is a genomic region from Primulina eburnea isolate SZY01 chromosome 9, ASM2296580v1, whole genome shotgun sequence.
ATATCTTAAGTCTTGGTGACCTTCATAACAATGTTCTATTGTCCAACTGATTTGTCTAAAACAACCTTATTCTTGAGCTTTTTAAGATAATGAACAATTCTAATATGAACCCATTCATAAAAGAAGTTAATCTCCTCATCAGCATATTCATTGACCTCATCTATTGGTAGATCAATTTGAGTCTGAACTACTGAAAacaattcttcttcttctaaaATAACTATATTCTCCTTTCTTTTATCGAAGGCTAACTGCTTGGTAAGTTTGTTGTCAAGACCTGACGGGGTGGCCTGAATTGGGCCTCTAATCACCACACCTTTGGTTGAGGAGCTGATGAAGTAATTGGTATGCTGATAATTCTTTGATGGGCTAGAACGATGACAATTTTAGATTTTGAAGCCACAGTCTTATCACTAGCTTTTGCAGCGGTTGGAAAAACTTGTTCACTCGAGACTTGTGAAAATTGGATTGTTGTTATATGCTTTGGAAACAAAGGGTTGAAATTGACTTCGTTTTAAGAGTCTTTGGCTTCTTGGAAATTGGAGGTATACTTATGGCCTTAGAATTACTTGATTGCAGCAATAGTTTCTTTTAGGCCTGGAAACCTGAGCCTTGCTGCTTTTCTTATTACCAGTTGGCTTCTTAACAACCACCAATTCTTCCCCAATCTCTTTCTTGATCTCCAGTAGGCCTGCATGGAAGATATTCAATGCTTGTACTTTGGACCTCGtagaaataatattttgtgCATTCAGAGTTCTGATTTTGTGTAGAATCACAGGATCACTTAGAGGTGCACCGACGTCTTCAAGTAGTCAGCTCAAGTGAATGACAAATCCTCGTGATTGCCTCTTAGACGAAACCAGAGCCTTGAGTATTTTAAACAACACTGATGCCTAGTTAATATTCACGCCAGAATAAATGGAGGTCATCACAATGAATTTATTAGTATTGTAGGCGTCAAAGGAACTTGTCCTTGTCAACAAAGGTTTGGCTAAAACATCAGCAAGGAGTTGGACATCCATCTATCTTTTTAGGTTCTAATTGCAAAATAAAAGGAGCATGAAAAAAATCCATTAATCATTTTTTCTAGTTTTGAGATATGCTGAAGGGTTACCGATCACCAGTGATGGTGAAGATTTCTTGCTCCATTTGTAGCATAATCCAACAGGATGAGTGTTTTCAATGTTTGTAGTATAACCAGTTTGATTCTGTTCAGTTGAGTTATCATCAGTTTAGTTCTCAGTGGCTTGGATGTTGTCAATTTGGATATCATCATTCTAATTCAAGTCAATTTGATTTAGATAAGACTGATTATCAACGTAGTTTTCTTGTTCCTCAACCTGTCTGTCTGGCTGACTGATATGGCATTTCTAGTCCAGGTGACAATGAATCTTTTTGTTCATGTTGATATGACCATTGCTATCATCTTCCAAATATATATCTTTCATCTGATTATTTTCAACAAATACAACATGAATAGtttcctcaacatttaaagttttcttgtTAAACACATGAAAATTGTTACGGACAAcaaaataaccaagaaatataccAATATTATACGTGGCATCAAAAGCATGATGATTTCTGTCATTATTATGAATATAAAATGTACATccaaatacataaaaataacacagaTTTGACTTACTCTCATTCCTTATTTCATATAGAGTTGTATCGGCCTCATTTTTAATCATCGTTCTGTTTTGTGTCTAGTAGGCAGTGTTAATTGATTCTGTCCAAAGTATCTGAGAAACACAAGAATCAATAAGAATCGTCCAAACATCTTCCTTCAAGGTCTAGTTTCTTAATTCAACAACTCCATTTTTCCGATGAGTCCTAGGTGGGGAAAATTCGTTCTGAATTCCTTGTTATGATAAATATTCATCCAATATTttgttaattaattcaatatctCGATCACTTCTAATCTTGattattgaaactgatttttttattttgaatccgtctaattaatttaatcagtTGAGCATTTGTATGATATTTACCACTTAAGAATATAGCCCATATAAATCTAGAATAATCATCAACAAAAACAAGTGTGTATTTCATTTCTCTTGAGTTCATTACATGTATAGGTTCAAACaaatccatatgcagtagttctaAGCATTTAGTTGTCAGTTTGCTACATTTACTTTTAAAACTAGATCTGATCTGTTTGTCTAACTGGCATGCAATACATAATCCTTTACAAatctatatcatgtaattcaTCAGCTAGTTTCAATCTGCGAAGATTATTAATTGATATAAAATTAAGATGATTTATCTTCTTATGCCTCAACCACTGTTTTATCATGATTTACTATTACAAAACATATCAGTTATGTTAGACAATTACCATTCCAATCAATTTTACAGGTATTACCATTTTTAATTCTTCTTAATAAGTTTTAACCATAATCACATCAACAAAACTCTCTAGTTCGAAAAAAAAACTGCAAACTGAAGATGATAACCCAAAATTGTATACAAACTAAGGATTCTGATCTGTTTCACAATTCTCATTATTTGTGTATGATATCTTGGGAATTCAATAGAATCTATGAATTTTATATGTGAAATATTTCAACCATTGTTTTGTAATGTCATATACAACGCAGTATTGTATACATTTTCATCACACCTGACAGCTTGGCATAGAGCTGGGTGTCATTATGGGCATGGTCCATTAAACTACAGGCCCAATTATCAAAAGAGGCCAATGCTTTCAGCCCATTATGGGCATTGCCCAATTCGATGGTTTGGTTCACTTTTCACTACTCGagacatttttcttcaacgaAATCGATCCCAATCCTCAAGTTGTGGAATATAATGGGAAAacgaaaatttatcatatatttTTAGGGAAAAAAGGAAGAAATTATTGTTATAAatggattttaatttttttttatatataaaaaggtTATTTACATCATCAAATATGTCATCGctgaaaaatatggtatttattTGAGGTGAAATAGTAATGTTGAATTCATATATGTTGGTatttttaatcaaataaaataagtgtaataattatatataaatttaaatcatattatatattattggcaaaaacttatgtgagatggtctcacgggtcgtattttttgagacagctctcttatttgggtcatgaatgaaggcatagtttggtacatatgATAGGATAagtatgtgatatataatataaggataagttaaggataaataagatgtaggatattatatttaatgtttggtatgattttaataagagtgattaaatttatatattagattataatgacaaaattatccttatcataataaattttataatttcaaagttgttgtttgagttcatattttttatttgttcatacgccgatagtgcttgcatgatttatttatttttatctaattttatatattatataatatgataattgagcccttgattttgtgagtcaattcaaatatcaatttttgatATTAATCGGattatactaataattttattaagatttataaaaattatttatataattatctcgaattcatttatatagttatcatattatataatttataaaaatacataaaaatatttatttgattttaatttctacctactagcatagatttacaaaaatcatttataaattgagagtaattaagtcatttgtagtgtattttatccttaaataaaaattatcacacctaatagaaGAGTTATcttatccttctaaaaaattatttatcaagggcccatgatattatcacgagcttttaaaaatgtaccaaacatgagataaggaggattatttatcaatccatcccttatctcatgtaccaaactatacctAAGGGTATTAATTTCTatcgtgaatatcgataggattgatccttctcatagataaagattcgtgagaaccGTCatacaagagacatactctatattattttatacaCGTGATAAGAGAGAAACGATGGgaatgtatatttaatttaaatcgtGAAGAATAATCCAAAAGTAGTTAATGTcgagattttaaaattaaaggcATCTTTCATTAAATTAGTCAAATCATCAATAATGTCATTTCCACTTGAACATATCGCTTCAAATTTCGTAACCTTCAAGAAATGGAGTAGTTAATGTATATTGGCCTGTCGAATCCGAGTTCGCTACTCCAATTATCAGCAAATTAATACTTATTCTGTTTAGTATTTCAAGTGCTTTTTAGTGTGTATAATATAAATTTCGTATCGAATAAATTCCAACGAACTTTTTAAACTAGTACTTTTTGTAATCGATTTTATAATTTTTCCGATAAACATTCGTTTTTCGATCAAATTTTGAATGACTTTCATAAAACATTTCTTATACacatataattttaaaactttgCATAAATATCGAACAATGCATAAAACACGAAGCCTACACTATAACTAAAGAAtatgtttcttgtgagacggtgtcacgaatctttatctgtgagacgagtcaactctaccgatatttacaataaaaagtaatactcttagcataaaaagtaattattttttcatggatgacacaaataagatatccgtctcacaaaatacgatccatgagatcgtctcacacaagtttttgtcataactAAATATGATTACTATACTTGGTATGATAGCAAATTACATTTCCTGCAATAAAAGTAGCACTCTCCGGTATGTTGAAATCTGCTACTTTTGATGTATTTTAAGTAAATTCAAAGAGCTAACGTAATAGTCTGTAAATCAAATTAATCAAGTAAACTATATTAAACAAGTCTGGTATAACTTAAActgaaaatattgaaaaaaaaatgaaacataTGACGTCTTAACAGATGCCTATCACGTTATATAATCCCAACTATCCCTGGCCATATGTTGAATTTTACTCATGCCCATGTGCATGTAAGATGATGTCCCATTTTTAAGctaaaaaattatattcacacaTACACAGACACGTATTCTTGTAACTCGAAACCAATTATTACGGGAAATTGACCTTCAGTCTCCAGCCACcgtttttttgtgttcagtccataggtacttttttagtaccacattttcacatgaagtgtaccatattttgtatgacatagtaccataATTTTGTGGGTAGAAAATGAACCCAAAAATATATAATGATCGGAGATTTTCACCAACTTCCCCTTATTATTAAtcaattatttgatttattattcCGCAATAGGAAGCAATTTGACTTTGTCACACAATACGTAAAGGATAATGatcaaatttaatatttttttaaatgtaatcCAATTATCATCAACATGAAAAAACTaaatccaaaaaaataaaataaagaagacaAAAATGTGTGTGAGAGGTTACGAAACGATGGAATGCAATGGGATAGACGGTAGAAGGCTGCCTACACACCCAAATTAgaccatccatgaaaaaaatattactttatattgtgaatatcgataagatcGATCCGTCGTGACAATCCAATCAATGCCCCGACTAATAtgggaaaatgagaaaactcATGTGTCTTGTACATAAAATTAGGTTACAAGTAAAAACCATGAACAAAGGATTCATGAACCATAGATCACATCTAACGAGTCAATTTTCAATTTTGTACgacgaatcttttatttgaATCATATGTCATAAATAAAactttttatgtaaaaatattatttatttttataaatatgtaCAAAATTGACGCCCGAGACGAACAGATTTCTCACAATCGACCTATTAAACATTGCATGAGTAGTGGGATTGAAAAAGGCCCATCACAGGGATGGCAAAAGATGCCTCCAAAAGCATTCTCTGTTGAAACGATTCCATTGCAGTGTTTCCTTCCAACACGAATGAGTCGTAGTACTTTTTCAGCTTTTTAAGGATGCACAAATACTTTAGCTTCAGCCACCTGAGTTTCACCCTCCGGCAGAGCCTCACCAGAAACAACCCCCGACGGGCCTTCTTCCCTCCCAGGCGGACGGTGGGCGTCCGCCTCCTTCCACGGCGGAGTGTCCAGATGGTGATTGGGTGGCCTTTTTTGTTCTTCTTCTCAGGAGACATTTTTCGTGGGTATTTTGTCTTCTTTGGGGAAATGGAAGAGTTGAATCTGATCAGTCGACTATGTGAGGTTGAAGAAAAAGTTGGAACAATTGTTTTTTCAATGATCTATAAGTACAATGTACCAAGACACGTACTCAATATAGAATGCCCCAAAATAGAAAAAATGCATATCTATAattacaaaaatttgtgtgagacggtctcactgagttatattttgtaagacaaatatcttatttggatcatccatgaaaaaatactattttttatggtaagaatattactttttattgtgaatatcggtagagttgacccgtctcacagataaagattcgtgatattgttttacaagagacatactcatcTATAATAGCATGTCCGtcatttgtgagacgatctcacgaatttttatttataaaacgtgtcaattctatatatatatatatatatatatatataaaataaacaatattttgacataaaaataatattttttcatgaataatcTAAATAATAGATCTGActcacaaaattgatatttgagacTCTCACAAAAGTGTTTCTGCAGATATAAAATGAAGAAAATGTGAATGTTTATTAATTTTGATTGTAGCCAAAAGATAATATATTACTAAAGATGAGGATAATCAGTCAAATCGAGTGGTGAGTGATTATTTATTCAACAACAAGAATTAAATTTATGGAGTCGTCACCTGCATCACGAACAAATGTCAGAAGACCCCTGGATGCTTGATGAAAATCTTCTTTTGTAACACTTAAACGAGAGATCGCCCAATAAAATTCTTCCAATAAAACAAGAGTGGTTGAAAAGGAAACTAGAACGAACTTGTCAGATAAGTATGAGGAGTTGGAGCTATATATGTATAGGGTTTTCAAAGTCCTCGTGGTATAGGGCCTGATTTAAAAATTTGAGTCATAGGTAATGGAttgtaataatttaaataatattcaaACCCAATAATGGTTAAATAATAAAAGtcaaaaaattgtgtgaaacgatcttatatattatattttatgagacatatatcttatgagttattcatgaaaaaattattttttatgctgagagtattactttttaggcaaaaacttgtatgagacggtctcacggataatattcgtgagacggatcttttatttgggtcacccatgaaaaagtattactttttatgttaagagtattactttttattgtgaagatgtgtagggttgacccgtctcacggattatgacccgtgagacggtctcacatgagactaactctactttttattgtgaatatcggtagggttgactcatctcacagataaaaattcgtgagttCGTCTCACAAAAGCCCTACATATAATAAAATTAGGCTGGAACTCTTTGAAATTTTAAAGTAATTTCAGCTAACAAGTAAAACAAATTATCAATGGTCTCAATATCCACCCTatctatgttttttttaaaaattatccaCCCCCCTCTATGATCCAAATCTTAAATAacctattatatttttttaaatatatatatatatatatatatatatatatatatatatatatatatattaataaaaaaaatcaggttGGAATAGATCATTGAagttcaaataaataaattatctcagagatttatatttaatttaatactaTTGTGCTTTGTGTGCatgtatatttaaaatatttatctaaatatgataaattttgttattttgagtttttcaattttttaaaaaaatttggattaatataacaattttaaattttaaaattttagatatttaaaataaatttaaaggtaggattgaagattttaaaaagaaatattttaggaaaatataaaaaaagtgTCATAAAAAAAGTTATATAATTAGAATATagtattaattttaaataaaattttaccaAATCAATTAGGAGTTGGTTAGTATCGAGTTTAATTAGATagtataataataaaaagataATAAATGCATCATATAAAGAACATGAATGCCGTTTTTAGGGCCGTAAAAGAAGGGAAATGGTTGCAACACAAAGGTAATGATCGgcaattttcatatatatatatatatatatatatatatatatatagagtgagtctcatatgagatcgtctcacggattaagatccgtgagacgggtcaaccctacccatattcacaataaaaagtaatactcttagcatgaaaaacaatactttttcatggatgatccaaataaaagatccgcctcacaaatacgacctgtgcaaccgtctcacacaagtttttgccttatatatatatatatatatatatatatatatatatatatatatatatatatatatatagtatgtttcttgtgagacgatctcacggatttttatctatgagacgagtcaactctaccgatattcacaataaaaaataatactcttaatataaaagtaatatttttcatggatgaccagaataaaagatctatctcataaaatacgacccgtaaaatcgtctcacacaaatttttgtcataccTATCCTAAATATAAAATAGTGCAAGAAAACAAAACTAAAACTGACATGACTTAAGAAAAGGAGTAAAGATGATAAGGGAGAAGACAGAACTAAACTTTTGATATCATgatctgttttaataattatatatattaataaactgttaaaactttaaaacaatTCACATGTATATGAGCAGACAGAGCTTTATTTTCTAATCATTAATTTGTAAGTTCAATTcttatggattttttttattattattatttttttaatttatatatcaaaattaaagTACAATTTCtcgttttttataattatatataattatattttgatccaaaatatattataaaaaatattcagCACGctagtatatataaaaaatgGTTGGATTTCTTAAAATCCAGTTACATCTTTTCGAAGCCCAATAAAAAGGAAGCACAGCAGAGAAAAATTTAACTCGTCGCCTGAGAGATTCGAACTCTCGCGGGGAAACCCCATGTACTTAGCAGGCACACGCCTTAACCACTCGGCCAAAGCGACGATTTTGTAATGCGAAGGGTACTTTATTATATATACTATAAATCAAgagaataataaattttttaaagttAATTTTATTTAAGATAATATGATATGTTAAAAGTAAATTTCcatcaaataatttttattgtaatttaTAACTTGGATCTTTTCATAATAATATGGATTTTTGAGGAAAAAATTGATTGTGTTTTGCTGACGTTGCTTACCTCATAGTAAAACAGAGAGACTTAAATCACCTCAATTATTTGTTGTCTTATCAATTtcatacttttattttcaaCGTAAATTCTTCTAGAGTTtactaataaaaaatttatacccTTTTCAAATTTACcaagtacatgatttttttAGGGCAacttatttaaaaatacctatctTTCCTTTCAACCTTTTTTTTACTATCCATCCCCTCAAAACTTAGTTTTTACTACcccaatttttgaaaataccaATAATACACTTTTCCTCTAATTATGGTACGTAACATTGTTATATCTATCAAGCTTGTTCTTAAAGGCATATAGCCCCAAAACATACAGTTACGCAAGGTTTCCAGCCTATACACCATATTCAAatgatcattttttttttgggtaaaCTGCTCATCATGCTTCTGTATGATAAATTGAACAGTTTAACTTTTTGACCAAAGTGTCACCAGGTTATATCCATCGAGTTTTacagactgctcctcacagtccaaccacacaATTGCAGCCGTTGGTTTCTGAAGCAGATTTTTTCAGCAACACTTAGCACAACCCTGTTTTGTTTCTTACCTCAGGGTGTAGTGTAAAACAGTTCAATTTAAAACTAATATATGAGAGGAGCAAAAGCCTTgattcttttattcaaacatacgaactattattacatagtaacatCTTGTAAAGGATGAGAAAATTGTTTAAGTAGctgaaataaaaacacacataaaaagaaaatattacaatatttgaaaaaaaaaaaatgaagaggttTGGTTAATGTCTTCATCTTTCTTCTGATTTCTTATTTGTAGAAGTCCCTCGTGAATTTGTATTTCgaacttcaaactcttgttatAATTTTATGCCTTCAAGCTGTGGTTGGCACTATCTGGTTGAGTGGTTACACTTTTCTTGATTTGTCTTTTTTTCTAGATCATTAATCTAGAATTGACTCGTTCTTCTGATTTTATCCTCTGGATTAACCAGTAGATATGCGTTTGTATTATTTCAGCTGATATTTCATTTCCTAATTCCTTCAGCTTTTTATGGAAATCTTTGAAATTTTTCAGCTCTCTTCTTATTATCTTGATGTTTCTTCTTGAAACCTTCATATATGTGAAATACATTTTCTTTAGGTTCCGACTTATGTATTTTACTGGTTCCCATTTGTTTGTTATTTATAGGTGAAGTTGAGTCTCAGTTTTCTATTTCATGTACTGGGTTATTTATATGCCCACTATCTTTTATCGAGgaatcttatattttttttattccctAGGAAAGGTGATTAGGCTCACATGTCCATTTatttttgtcgaggaatcttaaaCTTTTGATGTCACCGAGGAAAATGTGACTGTGGTCCTTCACTACCTGGTCCTGTCTCTGCAAGATGCTTCTTGTCTGAACTAGGTTTGAAGCCAGTGTCAAATTTTGGTCCTTTTGATTTGGGCATTTGAGTAGATTTGTTCTGACCATCTTCTCATATGAGCCATATTGTATAATTtccgacgagtttctttactcCCCGACAACATACTATTCCACataagatttcttttcttttcgaatAGATCTTCTGCAAAATTTGTGGTTTTTCCTGTCATAGTATTTAACAGGAATAACCAGTTTACCGAATTATGATAAAATTTAAACGAAACTTGATTTGTCCATCTCAGTAAGACAAACCCATAAACTCCATGCTCTTCTGGTGgaaatgtcatcttcagttattgaagcaacaaggggtgtttcttctgacGGATGATCTTTGATAAAAGTATAGCTCCAGaatatctcctctggacaaataatcgtTATTTGCCCAAGTTtcatgaacagcttcctggatccatttcAGTAGACCTGAAATTTCTGGGAAACTTGGTGATGTGGTATAAACTGAGACAAGAGCCCTGAATTCATACCAAGCTTCGacctcctttggatatgaatttggttTCATACATACTCTATGATATTTTCATGCAAAATCAACCGTGGTAGTGGCTAGGTTAATGCCTACTCTTGTTTTCAATTTATCCCAATTTTGTTGGTACACCTGTAATGTAGAAGTTGTAGCTTCATTAGTATCAACATTAGATTTACCGTTGTCAGTGTTCGATATAAAGTTGATCTTTTCCTCTTCATCCctgaggtgaagggttgacttgaggactcGAGATAAGAATCTGgagtattaatttttgtttcagtCGACTTATCTagagatgatcccgacttaacattTGTGCTAGAGATATTTGAATCCCCTGCTCCAGGTATAGAGTCATGTACtagaaaactctccatttgaaaAACATGACGTTTATatcacagatactagtctcaagtTCGAGTGACTTTTAATCTTATTTTAGACGGCTGAATTGACTATAAAcctgtttaaaatataaaatacacTTCTTAATAGTTTCTTAATCTTAATTTGCGAGACAGATCTCATGGCACCTACTGTATATTTAATAACTTTATTTATATAGCTTATATGATGAATATACAGATAAAATAAATACCACAATTGGATAAACcgtaaaatataattaaaacaaatattatttttacacaTAGTCAATAAAACTCGAACCATAATTTGACTCGCTGGACAACTACTCCAAGACTCATTTCATATTATTATCAAGAAAATTTACAATTCAACTAAGCTTTCATTCGTAGCAGTGCAGATAAATCACAAAATTAACATGATAAATGAGAGCTTGTACCTTACAACATTGcaataaaacatttaacatCGTACCCACAAGTGAATTATAATTTCTGCGTGGAGTAAGTAAATCTCGGGGTTCTCCCATGAATGTGATCTAAAATTGTACACATGAAACCAAGTCTACACCATTTTCTATCCCCACCCCTTTATTACACAAACAACATGATCAACAATTGCATCGGCAATGAATTCAGAGACAGAGACCAAAGAACCTATCTCAGAGTAGTTTTTTTCACATTGCCTCCACGGAATTGTCAAGCCATAAGGCTACAACTGGGCTCCTCACACGGTGGCTGCCACCATCTGTCCACTCTATCGATCCGTGTGAACCCTTTGTGCTGCTCAAGTTCTCGAGTTCGAAGGTAGTACTATTGATGCTCTCAAATGTTATTTCATACAACAAAGTATCATTATCCTCACTAAACACCAATTTGCTAGGTGAAACACTAATCTTGACACCTGGAGGAGCATTCACATTCACTTCGTACGTTGCATCTTTCTCCTTTCCTACATTTTTCACAACTCTGGTGTAGTTTACCTCCTTTTTGCTGCCGGAGAAAACGACAGAGAACGAAGGATAATTCAAATTCCCTGGAGTTTTTAACCCCACTGCATTACAATCGACAGAAGAATTCGCAGTAAACACAGAAATGGTCCTTGGACTGTACCCGATGGTGCACAAGAATGCTACATAGTCGTTGGTTTCTAAGTCGTAGATCAGCCCAGGATCCAATGCCCGGTTGGGATCCACATGGCCAGCCCCATGAACCAATGGGTTCGACTCAGAGCCGGTTGCAAGGTCCGTAATTTTAGAGCCAGAGTTGTCCAAATTGTAAGCCGTGGTCATCAAAGCTGACTTGATAGCCGCAGGCGACCATTTTGGATAAGATTTTCTCAACAATGCAGCTAAGCCGCTTACATGAGGACAGGACATTGAGGTACCAGAGATAATATTGAATTCAACCTTTCTTGTATCGGTTTCCAAATCAGTTGGTCCGATGTATCCTGTCCAACCGGCTAGGATATTGACTCCCGGAGCAATCACATCCGGTTTAAGAATCTCCCTG
It encodes:
- the LOC140840398 gene encoding uncharacterized protein, with protein sequence MSPEKKNKKGHPITIWTLRRGRRRTPTVRLGGKKARRGLFLVRLCRRVKLRWLKLKYLCILKKLKKYYDSFVLEGNTAMESFQQRMLLEASFAIPVMGLFQSHYSCNV